One genomic window of Polyangium aurulentum includes the following:
- a CDS encoding alpha/beta fold hydrolase — protein MREIYAILSRPGPVESAILSELSPPFEVKRRLAGATTLRWLEGGEGPPLVLLHGRGHAATMWQPLLPALARQNRVIAIDLPGFGHSSSSLFSDADPEAALGFFVDPVEALLVDLGLEEAAIVGHSLGGFVAVELCLRRRVRPRRLVLIGSMGLGPAMRTAARAFFRAVPERLARALGPSLYEGLMGVVGEGLPPRLAALEGELLSTTGGKGPPARAFNALFPMVGPAFHRGERLGEVAAETLIVWGDRDVVFPSPTAIAAAAAMPRAELSLWPQLGHCPHLEDPGRVGPAIAAFVGAS, from the coding sequence GTGAGGGAGATCTACGCCATCCTGTCGCGCCCGGGGCCGGTGGAGTCCGCGATCCTGAGCGAGCTGTCGCCGCCCTTCGAGGTCAAACGCCGGCTCGCCGGTGCGACGACGTTGCGCTGGCTCGAGGGAGGCGAGGGCCCGCCGCTCGTCCTGCTCCACGGCCGCGGTCACGCCGCGACGATGTGGCAGCCGCTCCTGCCCGCGCTCGCGCGGCAAAATCGCGTGATCGCGATCGATCTGCCGGGCTTCGGGCATTCATCGTCGTCGCTGTTCTCGGACGCGGATCCGGAGGCGGCGCTCGGGTTCTTCGTCGATCCGGTGGAGGCGCTCCTCGTCGATCTCGGGCTCGAGGAGGCCGCGATCGTGGGGCACTCGCTCGGTGGCTTCGTGGCGGTGGAGCTGTGTTTGCGGCGGCGCGTGCGGCCGCGCAGGCTGGTGTTGATCGGGTCGATGGGGCTCGGGCCGGCGATGCGAACGGCGGCGCGTGCGTTTTTCCGGGCCGTACCCGAGCGGCTCGCGCGCGCTCTCGGGCCTTCGCTCTACGAGGGGCTCATGGGCGTCGTGGGCGAGGGGCTGCCGCCGCGGCTCGCGGCGCTCGAGGGCGAGCTGCTGTCGACGACGGGCGGCAAGGGGCCGCCAGCGCGGGCGTTCAACGCGCTCTTTCCGATGGTGGGGCCTGCATTTCACCGCGGCGAGCGGCTCGGTGAGGTGGCGGCCGAGACGTTGATCGTGTGGGGCGACAGGGACGTCGTGTTCCCCTCGCCGACGGCGATCGCGGCGGCGGCGGCGATGCCGCGCGCGGAGCTGTCGCTATGGCCCCAGCTCGGGCACTGCCCGCACCTCGAGGATCCGGGCAGGGTGGGGCCGGCGATTGCGGCGTTCGTCGGCGCTAGCTGA
- a CDS encoding DUF72 domain-containing protein, whose protein sequence is MRKTAIQAHPRLWVGTSGWVYDHWIEKLYPTEMKPQRWLTHYAQHFSTVEINFTFYRLPERSTFEQWRDQTPPGFLFAVKASRYLTHLKRLNDPDEPLDRLLDRATGLGPKLGPILFQLPHTYHLRLDKLDPFLEALARHPGHRYVFEFRHESWLVPEVYSRLEKAGAALCVPVGPGVPYEVRATAPFSYVRMHAGEHGTGYTPREITTWARHVEELQRQTDEVFVYFNNDTGGHALVDAARFLVKFGTGERLRKAG, encoded by the coding sequence ATGCGGAAGACGGCGATACAAGCTCATCCGCGGCTCTGGGTCGGCACGTCGGGCTGGGTCTACGACCACTGGATTGAAAAGCTCTACCCGACCGAGATGAAGCCCCAGCGGTGGCTCACGCATTACGCGCAGCATTTTTCCACCGTGGAGATCAACTTCACGTTCTACCGCCTGCCCGAGCGCTCGACGTTCGAGCAATGGCGCGACCAGACGCCGCCCGGCTTCCTGTTCGCGGTCAAAGCGAGCCGATACCTCACGCACCTCAAGCGGCTCAACGACCCCGACGAGCCGCTCGATCGCCTGCTCGACCGCGCCACCGGGCTCGGCCCCAAGCTCGGGCCCATCCTCTTCCAGCTCCCGCACACCTATCACCTGCGGCTGGACAAGCTCGACCCATTCCTGGAGGCGCTCGCCCGCCATCCGGGTCACCGCTATGTCTTCGAGTTCCGACACGAGAGCTGGCTCGTGCCCGAGGTCTATTCGCGCCTCGAAAAGGCAGGGGCCGCGCTGTGCGTTCCCGTGGGGCCGGGCGTGCCGTACGAGGTGCGCGCGACCGCGCCGTTCTCCTACGTGCGCATGCACGCGGGCGAGCACGGGACGGGCTATACGCCGCGCGAGATCACGACCTGGGCCCGGCACGTGGAGGAGCTGCAGCGCCAGACCGACGAGGTGTTCGTCTATTTCAACAACGACACGGGCGGGCACGCGCTCGTCGACGCGGCGCGGTTCCTCGTGAAGTTTGGCACGGGCGAGCGGCTGCGGAAGGCGGGCTGA
- a CDS encoding GNAT family N-acetyltransferase, producing the protein MARYTTRILTNESDIAAITPSWECLLERSGRPSLFQHPAWIDIHARTVGWGGGGAYVRRIVVVTLHEGDRLVGLAPLITSRALWTARIGYQAVAPIPIVRTVLAGQNLLAPEEPEAHAALLGALAEATPESHLVRLECLPTSSLLFQSIQQSAALGEQYWIDTPPAEPRWRIDLPETFDGYVKSLGSRGRRMIRSAVKKLEGDNDGSLRVERCTRHEDLPRFFEAIEHISQRSWQGTKLGRVLRADTHGDRIRAYVDRGWLRGHVLRIGEAPVAFVLGVQAYGTYLYDEPGYDPAWAPEQPGVILLARILQDLCAENGARHFDFGEGDALYKRILSSGMHDEVRLDLVRKSVYAGAARFIHRTSSDAGRLAREALDKLGLRDEVRRLLRRGGAQAQAPE; encoded by the coding sequence ATGGCCCGCTACACGACCCGCATTCTCACGAACGAGAGCGATATCGCGGCGATCACCCCCTCGTGGGAGTGCCTGCTCGAGCGCTCCGGGCGGCCTTCCCTCTTCCAGCACCCCGCCTGGATCGACATCCACGCCCGCACCGTGGGCTGGGGCGGCGGGGGCGCGTACGTGCGCCGGATCGTCGTGGTCACCCTCCACGAAGGCGATCGGCTCGTCGGCCTCGCGCCGCTCATCACCAGCCGCGCGCTCTGGACGGCACGCATCGGTTATCAGGCCGTCGCGCCCATTCCGATCGTCCGGACCGTCCTCGCGGGGCAGAACCTGCTCGCGCCCGAGGAGCCCGAGGCGCACGCCGCCTTGCTCGGCGCGCTCGCCGAGGCCACGCCGGAGAGCCACCTCGTCCGCCTCGAATGCCTGCCGACCTCGTCGCTGCTCTTCCAATCGATCCAGCAATCGGCGGCCCTGGGCGAGCAATACTGGATCGACACGCCCCCCGCGGAGCCGCGGTGGAGAATCGACCTGCCCGAGACGTTCGACGGGTACGTCAAGAGCCTCGGCAGCCGCGGTCGGCGCATGATTCGCTCGGCCGTCAAGAAGCTCGAGGGCGACAACGACGGCTCGCTCCGCGTCGAGCGGTGCACGCGTCACGAGGATCTGCCCCGCTTCTTCGAGGCCATCGAGCACATCTCGCAGCGGAGCTGGCAGGGCACGAAGCTCGGCCGCGTCCTTCGCGCCGACACGCACGGCGATCGTATTCGCGCCTATGTCGATCGCGGCTGGCTCCGGGGTCACGTCCTGCGCATCGGCGAGGCGCCCGTCGCATTCGTGTTGGGCGTGCAGGCCTACGGCACCTATCTCTACGACGAGCCCGGATACGACCCCGCGTGGGCGCCGGAGCAGCCCGGCGTCATCCTGCTCGCGCGCATCTTGCAGGACCTCTGCGCGGAAAACGGGGCCAGGCATTTCGATTTCGGCGAGGGCGACGCCCTTTACAAGCGCATCCTCTCGAGCGGCATGCACGACGAGGTGCGCCTCGATCTCGTCCGCAAGAGCGTCTACGCGGGCGCGGCGCGATTCATTCACCGCACCTCCTCGGACGCGGGCCGGCTCGCGCGCGAGGCGCTCGACAAGCTCGGGCTGCGCGACGAGGTGCGGCGCCTGCTCCGCCGCGGCGGGGCGCAGGCGCAGGCGCCGGAGTGA